The Pseudodesulfovibrio sp. JC047 genome contains the following window.
AACTACTCGCCCTTGACCAGCCCATGGCCGTTGACCTGCGGACCATCATCGGTGCCCAGCGAATCACGGTCAATCTGGAACGTCTCGGCGACGAAGCCGTCAATCTGGCGCACCGGGCCATGTTTCTGTCCACCCGTCCACCCATGCCGCACAATCCGAAAATGGAAGAGCTGGCCTCCATCGTCAAGCACATGTTGTCGGACGCCTTCAAGGCCTATATCGACGACGACGTCACCCTGGCCGAAAAGGTCTGCCGGATGGATGACCGGGCCGACGACCTGAATATCGCCATCCTGCGACAGCTTGTCTCGGAAATGGTGACGGAATCCCGCATTGTCGAGCGCGGTGTCCATGCCATTATCGGCGCACGACACCTCGAAAGGATCGGCGATCTGGCCACCAATGTGTCGGAATCAGCGGTTTTCATCGTGGAAGGCACCAGCATGAAACACAACTGCAAGGGGTAACCTGCACCCGCAATCCCGGGACATGTATCGTGTGCCGGGATTTTTTCTGCTGGCCTACAATGCCGTTATTTCAATCGCCAACTGGTCAACCGCTGCGTCAAGCTCTTTGACCAGTTCTTGACACGCCTCGGCGTCCGCCCGTTTGGCTGCCGACTCGATCGACAAAGCCACTTCTCGCGTGGCCCTGGCCCCAATGGATGCCGCCACACT
Protein-coding sequences here:
- the phoU gene encoding phosphate signaling complex protein PhoU; translation: MEQRAHFSKKLEDLKVMVLRMAALSESAVHKAIKAYLENDADLAEAVIVGDDVINEMEDDIDNFSLELLALDQPMAVDLRTIIGAQRITVNLERLGDEAVNLAHRAMFLSTRPPMPHNPKMEELASIVKHMLSDAFKAYIDDDVTLAEKVCRMDDRADDLNIAILRQLVSEMVTESRIVERGVHAIIGARHLERIGDLATNVSESAVFIVEGTSMKHNCKG